The following coding sequences are from one Humulus lupulus chromosome X, drHumLupu1.1, whole genome shotgun sequence window:
- the LOC133804092 gene encoding uncharacterized protein LOC133804092: MKTKTNNRNKFIRIITTPFRALGKARDLYVRSMNSAEKLSYASTMGGPAGQFNALPKSFSVRSSRSNDTNDDDYAELIRAASARSYGGRIDMDAILRQQLREEAAKTKPSTAPTTTTGVRGLPKCGSVGMGKIDEEKAVEFGEDGTGDSDAKPELLYPRSRSYAVAKRGLVY; this comes from the coding sequence ATGAAGACAAAAACAAATAACAGAAACAAATTCATAAGAATTATTACAACACCCTTTAGAGCTTTGGGCAAAGCAAGGGACTTATACGTACGGAGCATGAATTCAGCTGAGAAACTCAGCTACGCCAGCACCATGGGTGGCCCAGCAGGCCAATTCAACGCCCTGCCTAAGAGTTTCAGCGTCAGGTCGTCGAGGTCAAACGACACCAACGACGACGACTACGCGGAGCTCATTAGAGCAGCTTCCGCCAGGAGTTACGGCGGCAGAATTGACATGGATGCGATTCTACGACAACAGTTGAGAGAAGAGGCAGCGAAAACGAAACCTTCTACTGCACCAACGACGACGACGGGAGTTAGGGGTTTGCCCAAGTGTGGCAGCGTAGGAATGGGCAAAATCGACGAAGAAAAAGCTGTTGAGTTCGGGGAAGACGGAACTGGTGATAGTGACGCTAAGCCTGAATTGCTGTACCCGAGAAGCAGAAGCTACGCCGTCGCTAAAAGAGGTCTTGTGTACTGA